In one Acidimicrobiales bacterium genomic region, the following are encoded:
- a CDS encoding PhzF family phenazine biosynthesis protein, whose translation MSIEIGYRIVDVFSERPLAGNALCVVVDPCPDPVQPAIAREVNLSETTFPVVTGDDRYEMRIFTPADELPFAGHPSLGTAWVLGPNRWTQTTSGATIVVEADATGATMELPDPPVTAADQAAGAAAGALGLPGAEGAFLADSGGMHHLVVPTESPLDHLAPDLDAVAAVARSAGARSICALRRLDDATLHMRVFLPGIGVPEDPGTGSAAGPAALVARRRWGTDVDVTILQGAEMGRPCRIEVHAEEGALRVGGRVASSASGRFTL comes from the coding sequence GTGAGCATCGAGATCGGGTACCGGATCGTCGACGTCTTCTCCGAGCGCCCGCTGGCCGGCAACGCCCTGTGCGTGGTGGTCGACCCCTGCCCGGACCCGGTCCAGCCGGCCATCGCCCGCGAGGTCAACCTGAGCGAGACGACCTTCCCGGTCGTCACCGGCGACGACCGCTACGAGATGCGGATCTTCACCCCGGCCGACGAGCTGCCCTTCGCCGGCCACCCGTCCCTCGGCACCGCCTGGGTGCTCGGCCCCAACCGGTGGACGCAGACCACGTCGGGGGCGACCATCGTCGTCGAGGCCGACGCCACGGGCGCCACCATGGAGCTTCCCGACCCGCCCGTCACCGCCGCCGACCAGGCGGCGGGGGCGGCCGCCGGGGCCCTCGGCCTGCCCGGCGCCGAGGGGGCCTTCCTCGCCGACAGCGGCGGGATGCACCACCTCGTGGTGCCCACCGAGTCCCCTCTCGACCACCTGGCGCCCGACCTCGACGCCGTGGCCGCCGTGGCCCGGTCGGCCGGCGCCCGCAGCATCTGCGCCCTGCGCCGCCTCGACGACGCCACGCTGCACATGCGGGTCTTCCTGCCCGGCATCGGCGTCCCCGAGGACCCGGGCACGGGTTCGGCGGCCGGTCCCGCCGCCCTCGTCGCCCGCCGGCGCTGGGGCACCGACGTGGACGTCACCATCCTCCAGGGCGCCGAGATGGGCCGCCCCTGCCGTATCGAGGTGCACGCCGAGGAGGGCGCCCTCCGCGTCGGCGGCCGGGTGGCGAGCAGCGCGTCGGGGCGCTTCACGCTGTAG
- a CDS encoding MBL fold metallo-hydrolase gives MDAPYRAGTDVHVLPTHLPLPGIGVLPINAYVLHAEEPVLVDTGLGSDGDEFVEALTSVVDPAALRWVWLTHDDADHTGNIQRVFELAPNARLVTHAFSALRMSSWWPVPFDRVHAIRPGDRVAVGDRTLRAVAPPLYDNPMSTGFLDEATGALFSVDSFGALLPEITEDAGQVPADALAGGMQAWATSDSPWSALVDRSLFAEVLEGVRRLQPATILSSHLPAASGTSLDRFLEVIATVPDAEPAVSPDHVEFNHMIAAMLAGHP, from the coding sequence ATGGATGCTCCCTACCGCGCCGGGACCGATGTCCACGTGCTCCCGACCCACCTGCCGCTGCCCGGCATCGGCGTGCTGCCGATCAACGCGTACGTGCTCCACGCCGAGGAGCCGGTACTCGTCGACACCGGCCTGGGCTCCGACGGCGACGAGTTCGTCGAGGCCCTGACCTCGGTGGTCGACCCGGCGGCGCTGCGCTGGGTGTGGCTGACCCACGACGACGCCGACCACACGGGCAACATCCAGCGGGTGTTCGAGCTGGCGCCGAACGCCCGGCTCGTCACCCACGCCTTCTCGGCGCTGCGCATGTCGTCGTGGTGGCCGGTGCCGTTCGACCGGGTGCACGCCATCCGCCCCGGCGACCGGGTGGCCGTCGGCGACCGCACGCTGCGGGCCGTGGCACCGCCGCTGTACGACAACCCGATGTCGACCGGCTTCCTCGACGAGGCGACCGGCGCCCTGTTCTCGGTGGACTCGTTCGGGGCCCTGCTCCCCGAGATCACCGAGGACGCCGGCCAGGTCCCCGCCGACGCCCTCGCCGGTGGCATGCAGGCGTGGGCCACGTCCGACTCCCCATGGAGCGCGCTGGTCGACCGCTCGCTGTTCGCCGAGGTGCTCGAAGGCGTGCGCCGCCTGCAGCCGGCGACCATCCTCTCCTCCCACCTCCCGGCCGCGAGCGGGACGTCGCTCGACCGCTTCCTCGAGGTCATCGCCACCGTGCCCGACGCCGAGCCGGCCGTCTCGCCGGACCACGTCGAGTTCAACCACATGATCGCGGCGATGCTGGCGGGCCACCCGTAG
- a CDS encoding DUF1918 domain-containing protein, whose amino-acid sequence MNVGDRIVVESEKVGSPPRRGEIVAVSGSLLTVSWDTGDRSTFVPSAGSLTVEESAG is encoded by the coding sequence ATGAACGTGGGCGACCGGATCGTGGTCGAGTCGGAGAAGGTGGGCTCGCCGCCCCGCCGGGGCGAGATCGTCGCCGTCTCGGGGAGTTTGCTGACGGTCAGCTGGGACACCGGCGACCGGTCGACGTTCGTCCCGAGCGCGGGCTCGCTCACGGTGGAGGAGAGCGCCGGCTAG
- the sufC gene encoding Fe-S cluster assembly ATPase SufC, with product MSVLDIRGLRAAVGGKEILRGLDLTVGSGEVHAVMGPNGSGKSTLCHVLMGRPGYEAIEGSITVDGRELLGLPTWERAQAGLFLAMQYPVEVPGVSLEDTLAESFRAAGRDPVGVAERVVAEAARVGLRPDLLSRSLNVEFSGGEKKASETVQLAVLRPAFAVLDEIDSGLDLDLLRAVSRRIEAQTTETGLGVLAITHYNRLLHELKPDVVHVLVKGRIVASGGPELAEELERTGYVAYGEDEASSVDGIGALPDDPFADPLF from the coding sequence ATGAGCGTGCTGGACATCCGGGGGCTGCGGGCGGCCGTCGGCGGCAAGGAGATCCTGCGGGGCCTCGACCTCACGGTCGGCAGCGGCGAGGTGCACGCGGTGATGGGCCCCAACGGGTCGGGCAAGAGCACGCTGTGCCACGTCCTGATGGGGCGGCCCGGCTACGAGGCGATCGAGGGGAGCATCACCGTCGACGGCCGGGAGCTGCTCGGGCTGCCCACGTGGGAGCGGGCGCAGGCCGGGCTCTTCCTCGCCATGCAGTACCCGGTCGAGGTGCCCGGGGTGAGCCTGGAGGACACCCTGGCCGAGTCGTTCCGGGCCGCCGGCCGCGACCCGGTGGGCGTGGCGGAGCGCGTGGTGGCCGAGGCCGCCCGGGTCGGGCTGCGCCCCGACCTGCTCTCGCGGTCGCTGAACGTGGAGTTCTCGGGAGGCGAGAAGAAGGCGAGCGAGACCGTGCAGCTGGCCGTCCTGCGCCCGGCGTTCGCGGTGCTGGACGAGATCGACTCGGGCCTCGACCTCGACCTCCTCCGGGCCGTCTCCCGCCGGATCGAGGCGCAGACGACCGAGACCGGCCTCGGCGTGCTGGCCATCACCCACTACAACCGGCTGCTCCACGAGCTGAAGCCCGACGTGGTCCACGTGCTGGTGAAGGGCCGCATCGTCGCCTCGGGCGGTCCCGAGCTGGCCGAGGAGCTCGAACGCACCGGCTACGTCGCCTACGGCGAGGACGAGGCGAGCTCCGTCGACGGGATCGGCGCCCTGCCCGACGACCCCTTCGCCGACCCGCTGTTCTGA
- a CDS encoding non-heme iron oxygenase ferredoxin subunit — protein MSGRTVRLCDADELKPGEARRFEVGQHRIALVRIGDDFYAIGDRCSHADFSLSDGEVLAEDCEIECWKHGSAFSLETGEPQSLPATKPVPVYDVVRSGDEVSVRLP, from the coding sequence ATGAGCGGGCGCACCGTCCGGCTGTGCGACGCCGACGAGCTGAAGCCGGGCGAGGCGCGGCGGTTCGAGGTGGGCCAGCACCGCATCGCCCTGGTCCGCATCGGCGACGACTTCTACGCCATCGGCGACCGGTGCAGCCACGCCGACTTCTCCCTCTCCGACGGCGAGGTCCTGGCCGAGGACTGCGAGATCGAGTGCTGGAAGCACGGCAGCGCCTTCTCCCTCGAGACGGGCGAGCCCCAGTCCCTCCCCGCCACCAAGCCTGTGCCCGTCTACGACGTCGTCCGCTCCGGCGACGAGGTCTCGGTGAGGCTGCCATGA
- the sufD gene encoding Fe-S cluster assembly protein SufD: MWRYSRIGELDLDAFAPVAGPATAGGGVPAELAGVADAAGRRSGLVVLRNGRIASVELDPDLAARGVELGPLTSAADGDDLLGSVGAPVDAFVDLATAFLDDAVLLRVPRGVVVPDPVVVLHWVDEARAAVFPRLVVCAGESSQVRVLDHLASPDGAAPFVVPVVELDVADNANLGYLSVQELGRDAWQVAYQASRVARDGSLVSSVVALGGSYARVRTDSRLLGQGGSSRLLAAYFGDGTQEHDFRTMQDHAAPKTTSDLLFKGAVEDEAHAVYSGLIRVRKGAAGTNAVQTNRNLVLDEGARADSVPNLEIEENDVRCAHASAVGPVDEDQRYYLEARGVPPEVAERLIVLGFFDDVIAAAPVEALRLRLRAAVEAKVAAR; the protein is encoded by the coding sequence GTGTGGCGCTACAGCCGCATCGGCGAGCTCGACCTCGACGCCTTCGCCCCCGTGGCCGGCCCCGCCACCGCCGGCGGCGGCGTCCCCGCCGAGCTGGCCGGCGTGGCCGACGCCGCCGGGCGGCGCTCGGGGCTGGTGGTCCTGCGCAACGGCCGGATCGCCTCGGTGGAGCTGGACCCCGATCTCGCCGCCCGGGGCGTGGAGCTGGGCCCGCTCACCTCGGCCGCCGACGGCGACGACCTGCTCGGGTCGGTCGGCGCGCCCGTCGACGCCTTCGTCGACCTGGCCACCGCCTTCCTCGACGACGCCGTGCTGCTGCGGGTCCCCCGGGGCGTGGTGGTACCCGACCCGGTCGTCGTCCTCCACTGGGTGGACGAGGCGCGCGCCGCCGTCTTCCCCCGCCTCGTGGTGTGCGCCGGCGAATCGTCGCAGGTCCGGGTGCTGGACCACCTGGCGTCGCCCGACGGGGCGGCACCGTTCGTCGTCCCCGTGGTCGAGCTGGACGTGGCCGACAACGCCAACCTCGGCTACCTCTCGGTGCAGGAGCTGGGCCGGGACGCCTGGCAGGTCGCCTACCAGGCCAGCCGGGTGGCGCGGGACGGCTCGCTCGTCTCGAGCGTCGTCGCCCTGGGCGGCAGCTACGCCCGGGTGCGCACCGACTCCCGCCTCCTCGGCCAGGGCGGGAGCAGCCGGCTGCTGGCCGCCTACTTCGGCGACGGCACCCAGGAGCACGACTTCCGCACCATGCAGGACCACGCCGCCCCGAAGACCACCAGCGACCTGCTGTTCAAGGGCGCGGTGGAGGACGAGGCCCACGCCGTGTACTCGGGCCTCATCCGGGTCCGCAAGGGGGCGGCCGGCACCAACGCCGTCCAGACCAACCGCAACCTGGTGCTGGACGAGGGCGCCCGGGCCGACTCCGTCCCCAACCTGGAGATCGAGGAGAACGACGTGCGGTGCGCGCACGCGTCGGCCGTCGGTCCCGTCGACGAGGACCAGCGGTACTACCTGGAGGCGCGGGGCGTGCCGCCCGAGGTCGCCGAGCGGCTCATCGTCCTCGGCTTCTTCGACGACGTGATCGCCGCCGCCCCGGTGGAGGCGCTTCGGCTGCGCCTGCGGGCCGCCGTGGAGGCCAAGGTGGCGGCCCGATGA